One Rissa tridactyla isolate bRisTri1 chromosome 4, bRisTri1.patW.cur.20221130, whole genome shotgun sequence DNA window includes the following coding sequences:
- the HEATR3 gene encoding HEAT repeat-containing protein 3 isoform X1, giving the protein MGKSRARRFRRAPVGPAGPEQRRDGEGGPEEEPAAELLEKLQHPSAEVREYACASISKLLQQKHVIPAFLQRDVVRCLGPLLMDHSLAVRETAAGALRNLSACGGFEVCDDMVTKDIMTPLVALLKECSTGLDPNQLSPKKCREMNKNYIEDIANEAINLLWNVCECNNTAVYIFNKEGCLEDVLHYMKKFSTNVDLAISVANCLQAVTEDNPDLLSSFNASAQQILETVMLCPESTMKHVLLRTLIAGTIWNIKDTIPPGSLGSMVNAILKIFSESLAIDAGEMIIRMNEAEKNRLKLAAEAETEENMSDVIDNCVLSEDDMEEIPKGKVRRENDISDLLPSDKWELKEVTALLMAQQTALEIIVNMCCSEDPSDDEWEELSSSDESDLFMENAYNEGSGLLMSPLCLSDEVNSAFLNNLIPKKILEKTAFPNSVALDICMHNPSWKPLIKKLNAVQCRALTCLHSILLVSDVDCLGGPSALQSLAQHLSQLVFSKMELPTDTEFLEAITSALRALLQTMASKNISQCMTPEQLLALCEAGIHSSNASVRVNVVSILGISGSVLAKGQDTAETLKMIGKFLLEVAMKESSLVVAGEALDALFDVFADGKEAEKASVQIKLLPALKEFQPVFKMRMRKEGKGQYSTDQLCVLDNVKMNLRRFIAYQETLGKTPT; this is encoded by the exons ctgcagcatcccAGTGCCGAGGTGAGAGAGTATGCCTGTGCCAGCATTTCcaagctgctgcagcagaagcatGTCATCCCAGCCTTTCTGCAGAGGGATGTTGTCCGCTGTTTAGGACCCTTATTGATGGATCACAGTTTAGCTGTTCGTGAGACAGCTGCGGGCGCTCTCCG aaatctgAGTGCTTGTGGAGGATTTGAAGTCTGTGATGACATGGTGACAAAAGACATCATGACACCCCTTGTCGCACTTCTGAAAGag TGTAGCACTGGACTAGATCCTAACCAGCTCTCTccaaagaaatgcagagagaTGAACAAAAATTATATTGAAGACATAGCCAACGAGGCTATTAATTTGCTGTGGAATGTATG TGAATGCAACAATACCGCGGTATACATATTCAATAAAGAAGGATGTCTGGAGGATGTGTTACATTACATGAAGAAATTTTCCACGAATGTAGATCTGGCTATTTCAGTAG CGAACTGCTTGCAGGCAGTGACAGAGGATAATCCAgatcttctttcttcatttaatGCTTCTGCACAACAAATATTGGAAACGGTGATGTTGTGTCCAGAGAGCACCATGAAGCATGTCCTTCTGAGAACACTGATAGCAG GCACTATCTGGAATATCAAGGATACCATTCCACCAGGCAGCCTGGGAAGCATGGTTAATGCAATCCTGAAGATATTTTCAGAATCGTTAGCAATAGATGCTGGCGAAATGATAATTCGTAtgaatgaagctgaaaaaaacaggttaaaaCTTGCTGCGgaggcagaaacagaagaaaacatgagTGATGTTATAGACAACTGTGTTTTGAGTGAAGATGACATGGAAGAAATACCAAAAGGAAAAGTCAGGAGAGAAAATGATATTTCAGATCTACTTCCA tctgaTAAGTGGGAACTGAAAGAAGTGACAGCTTTACTGATGGCTCAGCAGACTGCTCTGGAAATCATTGTTAATATGTGCTGCAGCGAAG ATCCCTCTGACGACGAATGGGAAGAACTCTCCAGCAGTGATGAAAGCGACTTGTTTATGGAGAACGCATACAATGAGGGGAGTGGGCTGCTAATGTCACCCCTGTGCCTCTCTGATGAGGTTAACTCAGCATTTCTGAACAACCTAATTCCAAAGAAG atTCTTGAAAAAACTGCTTTTCCGAACAGTGTTGCTCTAGACATCTGTATGCACAATCCGTCTTGGAAACCATTAATTAAAAA gctGAATGCGGTGCAGTGTAGAGCTTTAACATGTCTCCACAGCATTTTGTTAGTGTCAGATGTGGATTGTCTTGGAGGACCTTCAGCACTTCAGTCCCTTGCACAGCATCTCTCGCAGCTAGTCTTTTCTAAAATGG AACTCCCTACAGACACAGAATTCCTGGAAGCCATAACCAGCGCTTTGAGGGCTCTCCTACAAACAATGGCATCAAAGAACATCTCACAG TGTATGACTCCTGAGCAGCTATTGGCTTTATGTGAAGCTGGTATTCACAGCAGCAATGCCAGTGTTAGAGTGAACGTAGTGAGCATCCTTGGAATTTCTGGCAGTGTCCTGGCAAAAGGACAAGATACAGCTGAAACACTAAAG atGATTGGAAAATTTCTTCTTGAGGTTGCTATGAAGGAATCTTCTCTTGTGGTAGCAGGGGAAGCCTTGGATGCACTTTTTGATGTATTTGCAGATggtaaagaagcagaaaaggcatcGGTACAGATCAAGTTGCTTCCAGCACTGAAAGAATTTCAGCCAGTGTTCAAAATGAGG aTGCGAAAAGAAGGCAAAGGACAATATAGTACAGATCAGCTGTGTGTTCTTGACAATGTGAAGATGAATTTGAGAAGATTCATTGCGTATCAGGAGACACTAGGGAAAACCCCAACTTGA
- the HEATR3 gene encoding HEAT repeat-containing protein 3 isoform X3 has protein sequence MNKNYIEDIANEAINLLWNVCECNNTAVYIFNKEGCLEDVLHYMKKFSTNVDLAISVANCLQAVTEDNPDLLSSFNASAQQILETVMLCPESTMKHVLLRTLIAGTIWNIKDTIPPGSLGSMVNAILKIFSESLAIDAGEMIIRMNEAEKNRLKLAAEAETEENMSDVIDNCVLSEDDMEEIPKGKVRRENDISDLLPSDKWELKEVTALLMAQQTALEIIVNMCCSEDPSDDEWEELSSSDESDLFMENAYNEGSGLLMSPLCLSDEVNSAFLNNLIPKKILEKTAFPNSVALDICMHNPSWKPLIKKLNAVQCRALTCLHSILLVSDVDCLGGPSALQSLAQHLSQLVFSKMELPTDTEFLEAITSALRALLQTMASKNISQCMTPEQLLALCEAGIHSSNASVRVNVVSILGISGSVLAKGQDTAETLKMIGKFLLEVAMKESSLVVAGEALDALFDVFADGKEAEKASVQIKLLPALKEFQPVFKMRMRKEGKGQYSTDQLCVLDNVKMNLRRFIAYQETLGKTPT, from the exons aTGAACAAAAATTATATTGAAGACATAGCCAACGAGGCTATTAATTTGCTGTGGAATGTATG TGAATGCAACAATACCGCGGTATACATATTCAATAAAGAAGGATGTCTGGAGGATGTGTTACATTACATGAAGAAATTTTCCACGAATGTAGATCTGGCTATTTCAGTAG CGAACTGCTTGCAGGCAGTGACAGAGGATAATCCAgatcttctttcttcatttaatGCTTCTGCACAACAAATATTGGAAACGGTGATGTTGTGTCCAGAGAGCACCATGAAGCATGTCCTTCTGAGAACACTGATAGCAG GCACTATCTGGAATATCAAGGATACCATTCCACCAGGCAGCCTGGGAAGCATGGTTAATGCAATCCTGAAGATATTTTCAGAATCGTTAGCAATAGATGCTGGCGAAATGATAATTCGTAtgaatgaagctgaaaaaaacaggttaaaaCTTGCTGCGgaggcagaaacagaagaaaacatgagTGATGTTATAGACAACTGTGTTTTGAGTGAAGATGACATGGAAGAAATACCAAAAGGAAAAGTCAGGAGAGAAAATGATATTTCAGATCTACTTCCA tctgaTAAGTGGGAACTGAAAGAAGTGACAGCTTTACTGATGGCTCAGCAGACTGCTCTGGAAATCATTGTTAATATGTGCTGCAGCGAAG ATCCCTCTGACGACGAATGGGAAGAACTCTCCAGCAGTGATGAAAGCGACTTGTTTATGGAGAACGCATACAATGAGGGGAGTGGGCTGCTAATGTCACCCCTGTGCCTCTCTGATGAGGTTAACTCAGCATTTCTGAACAACCTAATTCCAAAGAAG atTCTTGAAAAAACTGCTTTTCCGAACAGTGTTGCTCTAGACATCTGTATGCACAATCCGTCTTGGAAACCATTAATTAAAAA gctGAATGCGGTGCAGTGTAGAGCTTTAACATGTCTCCACAGCATTTTGTTAGTGTCAGATGTGGATTGTCTTGGAGGACCTTCAGCACTTCAGTCCCTTGCACAGCATCTCTCGCAGCTAGTCTTTTCTAAAATGG AACTCCCTACAGACACAGAATTCCTGGAAGCCATAACCAGCGCTTTGAGGGCTCTCCTACAAACAATGGCATCAAAGAACATCTCACAG TGTATGACTCCTGAGCAGCTATTGGCTTTATGTGAAGCTGGTATTCACAGCAGCAATGCCAGTGTTAGAGTGAACGTAGTGAGCATCCTTGGAATTTCTGGCAGTGTCCTGGCAAAAGGACAAGATACAGCTGAAACACTAAAG atGATTGGAAAATTTCTTCTTGAGGTTGCTATGAAGGAATCTTCTCTTGTGGTAGCAGGGGAAGCCTTGGATGCACTTTTTGATGTATTTGCAGATggtaaagaagcagaaaaggcatcGGTACAGATCAAGTTGCTTCCAGCACTGAAAGAATTTCAGCCAGTGTTCAAAATGAGG aTGCGAAAAGAAGGCAAAGGACAATATAGTACAGATCAGCTGTGTGTTCTTGACAATGTGAAGATGAATTTGAGAAGATTCATTGCGTATCAGGAGACACTAGGGAAAACCCCAACTTGA
- the HEATR3 gene encoding HEAT repeat-containing protein 3 isoform X2 gives MDHSLAVRETAAGALRNLSACGGFEVCDDMVTKDIMTPLVALLKECSTGLDPNQLSPKKCREMNKNYIEDIANEAINLLWNVCECNNTAVYIFNKEGCLEDVLHYMKKFSTNVDLAISVANCLQAVTEDNPDLLSSFNASAQQILETVMLCPESTMKHVLLRTLIAGTIWNIKDTIPPGSLGSMVNAILKIFSESLAIDAGEMIIRMNEAEKNRLKLAAEAETEENMSDVIDNCVLSEDDMEEIPKGKVRRENDISDLLPSDKWELKEVTALLMAQQTALEIIVNMCCSEDPSDDEWEELSSSDESDLFMENAYNEGSGLLMSPLCLSDEVNSAFLNNLIPKKILEKTAFPNSVALDICMHNPSWKPLIKKLNAVQCRALTCLHSILLVSDVDCLGGPSALQSLAQHLSQLVFSKMELPTDTEFLEAITSALRALLQTMASKNISQCMTPEQLLALCEAGIHSSNASVRVNVVSILGISGSVLAKGQDTAETLKMIGKFLLEVAMKESSLVVAGEALDALFDVFADGKEAEKASVQIKLLPALKEFQPVFKMRMRKEGKGQYSTDQLCVLDNVKMNLRRFIAYQETLGKTPT, from the exons ATGGATCACAGTTTAGCTGTTCGTGAGACAGCTGCGGGCGCTCTCCG aaatctgAGTGCTTGTGGAGGATTTGAAGTCTGTGATGACATGGTGACAAAAGACATCATGACACCCCTTGTCGCACTTCTGAAAGag TGTAGCACTGGACTAGATCCTAACCAGCTCTCTccaaagaaatgcagagagaTGAACAAAAATTATATTGAAGACATAGCCAACGAGGCTATTAATTTGCTGTGGAATGTATG TGAATGCAACAATACCGCGGTATACATATTCAATAAAGAAGGATGTCTGGAGGATGTGTTACATTACATGAAGAAATTTTCCACGAATGTAGATCTGGCTATTTCAGTAG CGAACTGCTTGCAGGCAGTGACAGAGGATAATCCAgatcttctttcttcatttaatGCTTCTGCACAACAAATATTGGAAACGGTGATGTTGTGTCCAGAGAGCACCATGAAGCATGTCCTTCTGAGAACACTGATAGCAG GCACTATCTGGAATATCAAGGATACCATTCCACCAGGCAGCCTGGGAAGCATGGTTAATGCAATCCTGAAGATATTTTCAGAATCGTTAGCAATAGATGCTGGCGAAATGATAATTCGTAtgaatgaagctgaaaaaaacaggttaaaaCTTGCTGCGgaggcagaaacagaagaaaacatgagTGATGTTATAGACAACTGTGTTTTGAGTGAAGATGACATGGAAGAAATACCAAAAGGAAAAGTCAGGAGAGAAAATGATATTTCAGATCTACTTCCA tctgaTAAGTGGGAACTGAAAGAAGTGACAGCTTTACTGATGGCTCAGCAGACTGCTCTGGAAATCATTGTTAATATGTGCTGCAGCGAAG ATCCCTCTGACGACGAATGGGAAGAACTCTCCAGCAGTGATGAAAGCGACTTGTTTATGGAGAACGCATACAATGAGGGGAGTGGGCTGCTAATGTCACCCCTGTGCCTCTCTGATGAGGTTAACTCAGCATTTCTGAACAACCTAATTCCAAAGAAG atTCTTGAAAAAACTGCTTTTCCGAACAGTGTTGCTCTAGACATCTGTATGCACAATCCGTCTTGGAAACCATTAATTAAAAA gctGAATGCGGTGCAGTGTAGAGCTTTAACATGTCTCCACAGCATTTTGTTAGTGTCAGATGTGGATTGTCTTGGAGGACCTTCAGCACTTCAGTCCCTTGCACAGCATCTCTCGCAGCTAGTCTTTTCTAAAATGG AACTCCCTACAGACACAGAATTCCTGGAAGCCATAACCAGCGCTTTGAGGGCTCTCCTACAAACAATGGCATCAAAGAACATCTCACAG TGTATGACTCCTGAGCAGCTATTGGCTTTATGTGAAGCTGGTATTCACAGCAGCAATGCCAGTGTTAGAGTGAACGTAGTGAGCATCCTTGGAATTTCTGGCAGTGTCCTGGCAAAAGGACAAGATACAGCTGAAACACTAAAG atGATTGGAAAATTTCTTCTTGAGGTTGCTATGAAGGAATCTTCTCTTGTGGTAGCAGGGGAAGCCTTGGATGCACTTTTTGATGTATTTGCAGATggtaaagaagcagaaaaggcatcGGTACAGATCAAGTTGCTTCCAGCACTGAAAGAATTTCAGCCAGTGTTCAAAATGAGG aTGCGAAAAGAAGGCAAAGGACAATATAGTACAGATCAGCTGTGTGTTCTTGACAATGTGAAGATGAATTTGAGAAGATTCATTGCGTATCAGGAGACACTAGGGAAAACCCCAACTTGA